From the Rhea pennata isolate bPtePen1 chromosome 12, bPtePen1.pri, whole genome shotgun sequence genome, the window cgccgccgcttccggcgccgccggccgccgcgcgcccgcccgcccgccaaTCGCCTGCCGAGCGCCCGCCCCGAGTGCCCGCCCCTTCCGGGCGCTCTGCGACGTCATCGCGAGGCGACGCGGAGGCACCTGCGCGTCCGCGGCCCGttaccgcccccccccccccgagccaGAGCAGAAACGTGCTGGAAATACGGAACAGTTGTAGATTTAGCCAGAGACTCCCTCTGTctacaataataaaaacaaggtaAAAGGAAGCAATTTATAAAgtagttttatttctaatgataGCAAGGCCTCGTGCATGAGGTGATTGATGACTTTTCGTTTAACCTAGTGAAAGGAAGCTAACTAAAACTGCTACAAGGACAGCTGGGGAGTTTGAATattattcaaaagcaaattgTGAGAGAAGGTTTTAATCTGagcaaggaaaaataaggaacCTGGAGGAGTTTGTAAGTGATCTGGCTAGAGAGAAATAATCCTATGCTGAGTGCACAAGTAAGCAAGCAACTGAAATTTAGACCAAGCCCCATAAAGATCCCTGTGAGACCAGGACAAAGCGATTCCAATATGCCAGGCAACAAAAGGCTTTTGGTCCATGCCGAAGCCTCCAGCAGGTGAGGAGCACTTGGACACTGCCTAAGCAACAGCCCAAAATGTGGCCCAGAGAGCGGCCTGTTGCAGAAATTCCCAGAAGCTTCACGCAGTGCAGCAAGAGGAGCACACCCTGGCAccagtgctgtgctgccagtccAGGCCTGGGCACTGCCAAAGCACAGCACACGCTCCCAGGGAGGGGCTGCTGCTACAAACACCGGAGctgcaaaatgcagaaagctgGAATGATACGGAGGGCATTAAAGCTTTGCGTAAATTATGTTTAAGTTTGCAGAAAAACTTTGAGGACTACAAATAgttctgcaaagagaaacagTTGCTGAGTTAAAgctaaacagtaaaaaaaaaaaagaaaaaaaaagaaaagcattgcaGAAACAGTACTCCTGGGAGAGAAGTTAGTATGGGCAGATGCTGACAGAGAGCAGTGAATCGCCTGACAGTAGTTGCGGGAAAGGCACATCCACAGCTGGTGGAGAGTGGAACGGACACTTGTGCTTAACCTCATTCCCCAAGCCAGGGATCTGACAGTGGGACAGCACAGAAATGCCCAAAGGGCACAAGACCCTGCTCTTAATTAAGAATTCAGAAATGGATGTGTGGctgcaaacaaaaaaccagCCACAGTGACACCTCCGAGGTGTGCATTAGCATAGGTTTACAGCACTCCCTGCACACGCAAGAGCAGTAGCTTACAGGTGCTGGATGTAGTGAGGACAGTAGCAGCACCTTCACATAGACTGCAAATACTCTTTGCAGCAGACGAGTTAATATAAACCACTGGTTACCTCTGCCAGAAGCACATGGCAAACAGCTCCTTTTCTCTTAGggaatacagatttttttttcatctgcgAATGTCTGTTTTGCTAATCAGCTACAAACCTTGAAGAGACCTGGATGCCAATGAAGCCTCTGGAGCATTTCACAAAAGCTCAGTACAACAATAGCTGCAGCTAAATGCCATGCATTTTAAttggatttaaaagaaaaatagtccAAGACTGTCTGGTCTCTGCTGGTACTTTGGCGCCAGCATGACGCTGCAGGCGTTGGGGGGAAGGCTCTTGCAGAGCTCCCTCAAGGGACGAGGCACTGCCTTTGGCCAGCAAGCAGCTCCCTCTAACAGGGCACCCTGCCCTCGGGAGCCCCCCGCTCGGGCCAGCGGCTTGCCAGCCCTGACCTTGCACACTCGTGTGCCCAGGCCCCCGCTACGCTGGGACACACCAGGCAGGCTGGACTGGGCCCGTCTGCTCCCAGTACGGCCCACACCGGGGGCACCTTGCTCCAACTCCACCAAACGGGTCAGGAGGACGCGCTGCCCGCACGGGCAGgctcctgccccagcctgcGAGCCTCTGCAGCTTGTGCGGGGCCCGGCGGGAGGCTCCCGGAGAGATGAGCCCGGCCAGGCACGCGCAGctcggcggccccggcggcggggctgggggcgggccgcgggccgggccccgccgcgccgcgcccgccctcCGGAGCGCCGGGTGGCGCCGAGCGGTTCCGAGCCTTGCCGAAGCTTCCCGAGCCGCCCCGGAGCGAGCCGAGCGCTGCCGAGCTCCAGCCGAACCTTGCCGAAGCTTCGGGCATCGAGCCGAGCGCGGCCGAGCAGGAGCCGAGAGGTGCCGAGCCGCCCCGGAGCGAGCCGAGCGCGGCCGAGCCCGAGCCGAGcgcggccgagccgccccgGAGCGAGCCGAGcgcggccgagccgccccgGAGCGAGCCGAGCGCGGCCGAGCCCGAGCCGAGCGCGGCCGAGCCCTCTGTTGAGCGCGCGGcgctccgccgcgctccgccgcgctccgcagtggcggggggcgcgcgcggcggcggcggcggcgcgcggggcgcagAGGCGGCAGCCAAGATGGCGGCGCGGGTGGCGCAGGGGCCGGGAGCCCGCGGGCGCGCCTaggccgcggcccccccggcgggcgccccgccggcgcggccccccggccgGCAGGATGCTGCCCTCGCAGGAGGCCTCCAAGCTCTACCATGACAACTACATGCGGAACTCGCGCGCCATCGGCGTGCTCTGGGCCATCTTCACCATCTGCTTCGCCATCATCAACGTGGTGGTCTTCATCCAGCCCTACTGGGTGGGCGACAGCGTCAACACGCCCAAGCCCGGCTACTTCGGGCTCTTCCACTACTGCGTGGGCAGCGGGCTGGCGGGCCGCGAGCTCTCGTGCCGCGGCTCCTTCACCGACTTCAGCACCATCCCCTCGGGCGCCTTCCAGGCCGCCGCCTTCTTCGTGCTGCTCTCCATGGTGCTgatcctgggctgcatcacCTGCTTCGCGCTCTTCTTCTTCTGCAACACCGCCACCGTCTACAAGATCTGCGCCTGGATGCAGCTGCTCGCAGGtacggccgcgccgccgccccgcgccccgcgcagcgcgggCTCGGGCAGCCCGGGCTCCAGCACCAGGCATTCCAGGCTCTGGGCATCCCGAGCGCCTGGGCAACCCAGGCTCGGTCATCCTGGGCTCCAGCACCAGGCATTCCAGGCTCTGGGCATCCCGAGCGCCTGGGCAACCCAGGCTCGGTCATCCTGGGCTCCAGCACCAGGCATTCCAGGCTCTGGGCATCCCGAGCGCCTGGGCAACCCAGGCTCGGTCATCCTGGGCTCCAGCACCAGGCATTCCAGGCTCTGGGCATCCCGAGCGCCTGGGCAACCCAGGCTCGGTCATCCTGGGCTCCAGCACCAGGCATTCCAGGCTCTGGGCATCCCGAGCGCCTGGGCAGCCCGGGCCCCAGCACCAGGCATTCCAGGCTCTGGGCAGCCCGGGCTCGGGCAGCCCGGGCTCCAGGCATCCCGGGCTCCAGCACCAGGCATTCCAGGCTCTGGGCATCCCGAGCGCCTGGGCAGCCCGGGCTCCAGGCAGCCCGGGCTCCGGCACCAGGCATTCCAGGCTCTGGGCAGCCCTGGACATCCCGAGTGCCTGGGCAGCCCAGGCTCCAGCACCAGGCATTCCAGGCTCTGGGCATCCCGAGCACCTGGGCAGCCCGGGCTCCAGGCATCCTGGGCTCCGGCACCAGGCATTCCAGGCTCTGGGCATCCCTGGACATCCCGAGTGCCTGGGCAGCCCGGGCTCGGTCATCCTGGGCTCCAGCACCAGGCATTCCAGGCTCTGGGCATCCCTGGACATCCCGAGCGCCTGGGCAGCCCAGGCTCCAGCACCAGGCATTCCAGGCTCTGGGCATCCCGAGCACCTGGGCAGCCCGGGCTCCAGGCATCCTGGGCTCCAACACCAGGCATTCCAGGCTCTGGGAATCCCTGGGCATCCCAAGCATCTGGACATCCCATGCTCCAGCCTCAGGCATCCTAGGCACCAGGCAGTCCAGGCACTGGCACTGGGTCTCCAGCACCAGGCATCCCCTGCACTGGCACCGGGCATCCCAGGCTCTGGCACTGGGGGTCCCAGGCACTAGCCCTGCGGCTACCCAGGCACTCGGGCTCCCAGACACTGGCATCGGGGATCTGAGCACTGGCGCAGGGGATCCTGGGCAACAACACCAGCACTGAGGGTTCCTCGGGCACCCGGTAGCAGCCCCACGGCCTCCAGCACTGGCTCCAGCACCTGCCCCAGGGATGCCCAGACACCAGGATTCCTGGGCTCCAGCTCTGGTGCttcccaggcaccagcaccAGGGCTCCCCAAGCACTGGCACCAGCTCCACCACTGGGGTTTCCCAGGCAATGGCTCAGGAACCAGGGGTTCTCTGGACCTCCCTGGGCACTGTTACTGGGGGCTCCTCAGATACCAGCTTTGGTCACCAGCACCAACATGTGCTGGGCACCAGCACTGGGGATTTTTCAGGCACCCACACTGGTGGGTCCCCATGCTCTGGCACCAGGGGCTCCTTGGGCAACAGGTCCAGGCAGTGGCACTAGGGCCTCCCCCAGCATCAGCACCAGCACTGGAGGCTTCCAAGCACTGGCAGTGGGCACTGGCACCAAGACTTCTCCCAACATCAGCTCTGGGGGCTTCCTGGGCACTGACTCTGGGTACTGGCACCAGGGACTCCCCAGGATCTGGCACTGGAGGACCCCCAGGCATCAGCACCAGGGGCTTTCGCAAACACCAGCACCAGGTGCTCCCCTGCACCAGCACTGGAGGCTCCTCCTGGACACTTGTACCTGGCACTTTCCCAGACACTGGCATCTGGGCCAGGCAGTGGACACCAGGTGCTCCCATGGACACCGGCACCCAGGCCAGTCACCTGCACCAGGCATCAGGTACCCTGGGctccctgggacacaaggcactgGCTCCCAGGGCTTCCCAGGATCCGAGTACTGGGCTCCGGCACAGGCACCAGGCACACAGGGCTTCCCAGGACACCAGGTCTAAGCACAAGTGCAGGGCACACGTGTCCAGGCATTGGGACAGGCACTAGCACGAAGGGGGACTGGCCTCAAGGCACACCAGGATTCCCTGAGAAAGCTGAGCCAGGCACCAGCACTGGGGGCCCCCAGGTCACCccagggctccccaggacaCCTAGGCCAGGCACTAGCACTGACACAGCACTGGAAACAGGCACCAGGCACTGACAACCAGTGCTCCCCAGGCCACATCAGGCTGCAAAGAACTACAGGGACATCCCAGGAACCACGGACCCTTTCTGGAGCACCCCAGAAcaggcagcagccctgcagccctggggcACCCAGACATCCTGGGGCACCGCAGACCACCCAGGCCAGGCACTGGCCTTGGAGTGCCCTAGTATACCCTGGGCCAGGGACCAGCTTTGGGACACCCCAGAGCAAGAACCGGCCCACAGGTTCAGGGACCTGCCCCTAGGACGCCCTGGTATACCCTGGACCAGGGACCAGCCCCCCGGCGTACCCCAGATCAGGGACTTCCCTCTGAGCCATTGGGGAACGAGGGCCCCAGACTCCTCATCTACCCTGCCCTAAGGGGTGCCCACTCCAGGGGAACCCCTCAACTCTCTGGCAGGAGCCCATGCATAGACTCCCCCCACGCCAGCCCTGTAAAAGGACCTGTGTACAGACCCTCCAGCTTCCCCTTGAAGGGATGCTGAGCACagtctccctccctccatcgCCATGAAAGGGCTCTGTGCGTGACCCCTTCCCAGTTCTCACCATGAAGAGACCCTAGGTACAGCTTCCCCCCCACCCAAGAGACACCCTAAGTTTCCCTCTGATGTGTTCTCAAAAGGGATGAGCCCCTTCACTCCCCCCCAAAACAGTGACTCCTCTTAAAGGGACCTATAATGCAAACTGCCTCAGAAGCGGGACCTGATGCAGACATTGTTAAGGATCCTGAGTCTCCCCGTGTGCATAGACCTCCAATCTCTGCTCACAGAGCTTCTGGTATCCTTTTGGCAGAAAGATCCCGAGAAAAAATGCTGAGCTTCCTCCAGTAATGGGGCCTTGCACTGCCAGCAGAAGGACCCTGTGCTTCCATCTCTCTCCAGTCTTATCATACGTGACAAGACATCCCATTACTCCCCACTTGGACACAGTGAGCGTGAAGAGTCCCAGAGCTTATGCTGAAAACACCCTGAGCATCCCTGTATAAAGGGCCCTGTTTTCCCAGTGAAAGGACCCCCCAGTCCCATCCCCCCAGGAGAAGACCCCCCCATCATCCACGTGGGAGGATAGAGCCTTGTGGGGTCTTTCCCCCTGTGCTAGGGGCTTGCAGCTGGCCCAGCTCCCTCCTGTCAGCTTGACCGAGATGGAAAGCTTGGCCTCCCCTCACCCAGATCAGGACCACAGCCAGACCTGGAGCTGCCTCGGCTTATCGGGaaattctttcatctttaattttCCCTGTCCCAAAGATTTACTGGTTTAAGACAAGCTCAGAGTCCAAATCCCGCCGATTGGCCACAGCTTAATCAGCAGCTTGGAGTGCctggcggctgctgctgctgctgcgcagGGAGCTTGCAGCGGCGGGCTGCGTGCGCAGGGCTGTCCCCGGCTGCTGTCGGGGCTTCCTTCCTGGAGCACCCTGCCCTGGCCCGGGGCTCTATGCGGCGACTGCAGCAGTGCCCTAGAGGGATGCAGGCAGAGGTCTGGGGCTGGAGGGTTGGCAGCAAGGCGGCCTGCAGCGTGGCTCTGTGCCCCTATGCGTGGCTGTGGGCCTCCTCCagatgcccagctctctgtccCCAGAGGCTCCTGCTGGCAGGCAAGAGGCAGCCTGGGATGGGCAAAAGCTGGAGCTGTTGGGAAGCTGCCTTCAACCCACCCGCTTCATCAGGTCCCACTGTGGGTGCCTGAGCCTGCCCTGCTCGGCCCGCTGCAGCGGGCTGCTGGGGCCAGCTGGAGCCGGGACCTCAAGGTCCCCCCCGTCCTGCCTCGGGACTTGCCTCTCTTCACACTTTGCGCCTTGCTGCTGCGCTTGCGTTTCTCACAACTACACTTGCAAGAAAGCCTGGCTCAGGGCTTGCTGGGGCTGAGCTTCTCTGGGTGCGTCAGAGGCGGCCGCAGGTGGGGATACTACGGAGAAGGAGCTGCCATGAGCCACAGAGACGACACCGTGGGCTGAATGCCGTGGCGCAGGGCAAGGATATGGCCCGGCACAGGCTCAGGGGCAGCGTGGTGACAGGCTTGGGAGATACCTTTGCATGGGGGGCTGGCACAGTGTCAGAGCACAGGGTTTGGAGaggcaggggagggaaaagCAGTGCTCTCGCCCAGGAGAGGATTTAGCTGAAGGAGCACTTGCAACTGagtggcagaagcagcagtgaggCCCGAACTTCCCCGTCTCActggcaaaagcaaagcaaacaaggTGAAAGGCAGAGAAACGTGGCAGAGAGGGGTCCACCTTTGTCCATAAGGGACGGCCAAGCGCAGAATACAGGGCTGCTGTGCGAGGGAGCCAAAGGGCTTTTCAGAGTGGAGAAAATCAAGACCAAGAAagtgggggaggaggagagaaggaggagcTAAAAGACAGCatctttacagagaaaaaaagaaaaaaaaaagtttaagtcTTCAATGTCTAATTAGTGGACAACAATCAGGGAAGGGCTTAATTAGACCTTCACAGAAAGCCCCATCTCAAAAGCCACTGCCCCCCTAGGAGGAAACTGGATCTAATTAAAAGACGCTGCTTTATCGCAAATAGAAACCCAGCCATCTGCCCTACTCAAAATCCCAATAACACAAAACAGGAGATTGTGCTAAATCCTTCTGTTACAAAACCAGAAACACTGTGCCTTTAACATGAGAACATCAACAACTGTGTGACTGAGGGCACCCTGATATCACCCCGCACACCAAAATCAGCGAAGGAGCTTCTCAGGAAGCCCCGCAGGGTGATGCTTACTCGGCGAGGAGCTGGCTGCACGGGTATCCCTCTCGTCCACCCTCCAGTTGTTGAGTGTCACATTCAGCTGTGAGCTTGCTGGGCTCTGCGGGAAATGTAAGTGGCAGCGTCTCCCGTAATACGTGGGCCTGGTCACTTGGGCTGGTCGAAGCACCCGCACAAGGCGCTGCAGGCAGAGCGCCCGGTGGCCTGAGCGCAAGCATCGCTGGCCTGGCTGCAGCCACCAAACCGCCTGGTGGGGACGCAGGAGAGTTCGGGAGcacaaaagaagcagcagcagtctgAGTTTGCACCGACAGTCGATTGAAGGGCCAAAGTGGCAGCCGGCTGCGCACAGAGTCCATCTCGCATGAGGAGGTTGCTGGCCTTGCACGGTGGTGGTTCCCCGTTCCTCCTGCTCCGTGCAGCTCAAACCCAGCAGTCGGGGTGTTGAGACCTTCTCGCTCCCTTAGGCCAGGTGTGAGCACAAAGTGGGAGAGGGCTTTTACCCAGGATCGCACCGTTGGCCATGGTTTATGTCTTTGTGGGTGGCGCTGTGGAAGTAATCACGCGGTGTCCAGGTACCTTGTCCAAAGGAGAATGTGATAATATTTGTGCATCTTAGTCCTCCTCTCCTTTGGGAGAACCACTTTAGAGCTACACTCATCTCTCTCCAATGGGCCCTTCCCACCCCCAGAGTGTGAATCAGGAGCTGAGGCAAAGCCGCAGCAGTTTTATCTTCTGTATCAAAGCGGCATTTTCCACCCTCTGGATGGAGATCCCTCCTGCGCACAGCTGCACAGCACGGCTTTGACGTGTCCGCAGGCAGCAGCGGCCAGGAAGCCCCTTTCCTACCGCCAGGTTCGTCTCCTTGCCTCGTACAAAGGAGCAGGCTTCATTTCCCATATTGAGAGCACACGCTCGGGAAACCACAGCGCTTTTGGAGAACAAAGTGAGTTTAGCATTTGCACGTCCCTGCTACAGAGGGGGATGTCCCCT encodes:
- the LHFPL4 gene encoding LHFPL tetraspan subfamily member 4 protein produces the protein MLPSQEASKLYHDNYMRNSRAIGVLWAIFTICFAIINVVVFIQPYWVGDSVNTPKPGYFGLFHYCVGSGLAGRELSCRGSFTDFSTIPSGAFQAAAFFVLLSMVLILGCITCFALFFFCNTATVYKICAWMQLLAALCLVLGCMIFPDGWDAETIRDMCGEKTGKYSLGDCSVRWAYILAIIGILNALILSFLAFVLGNRQNDLLHEELKTESKDFVGTARI